In the genome of Pelagibacterium nitratireducens, one region contains:
- a CDS encoding DUF4242 domain-containing protein, which yields MKKFIIERDIAGVGAMSPEALCEAARTSNGALAQLAPKVQWQHSYFTADKTFCIYLAQDEHTIHEHARLSGFPANVVTEVTAVIDPTTGS from the coding sequence ATGAAAAAATTCATCATCGAACGCGATATTGCCGGCGTCGGCGCCATGTCCCCCGAAGCGCTTTGCGAGGCGGCGCGCACCTCAAACGGCGCCCTCGCCCAACTCGCACCCAAGGTGCAATGGCAGCATTCCTATTTCACGGCGGACAAGACCTTTTGCATCTATCTTGCCCAAGACGAACACACGATACACGAGCACGCGCGATTGAGTGGGTTTCCTGCCAATGTCGTCACCGAAGTGACCGCTGTCATCGATCCGACGACCGGCAGCTAA
- the clpS gene encoding ATP-dependent Clp protease adapter ClpS gives MSAGPEKGDDDRDEGSDGQTGVATKTRTRTKKPSLYRVLLLNDDYTPMEFVILILEEVFNKSREDATRIMLSVHNQGVGECGVYPYEVAETKVTNVMDAARRNQHPLQCVMEKQ, from the coding sequence ATTTCGGCCGGTCCGGAAAAGGGGGACGATGACAGGGACGAAGGAAGCGATGGCCAGACCGGTGTCGCGACCAAGACCAGAACGAGGACCAAGAAGCCAAGCCTTTATAGGGTTCTGCTTCTCAATGACGACTACACGCCCATGGAGTTCGTCATCCTCATTTTGGAGGAGGTCTTCAACAAATCCCGGGAGGATGCGACGCGCATAATGCTGAGCGTCCATAATCAAGGTGTGGGGGAATGCGGGGTTTATCCGTACGAGGTGGCCGAAACCAAGGTCACCAACGTTATGGATGCCGCGCGCCGAAACCAGCATCCGCTGCAATGCGTGATGGAAAAGCAATAG
- a CDS encoding HIT family protein — MTAYDPDNIFGKILKGEIPSHTVYEDDDTLAFMDVMPQSRGHTLVIPKTGSRNLFDAEPQVLADLIQKTQRVAKAVMTAMDADGLRVAQFNEAPAGQTVFHLHFHIIPMYEGVPLRPHTGEMADQDELAAQAEKIRSAF; from the coding sequence ATGACTGCTTACGATCCGGACAATATCTTCGGCAAGATCCTCAAAGGCGAAATCCCGAGCCACACGGTCTATGAGGACGACGACACGCTGGCCTTCATGGATGTGATGCCCCAATCACGCGGGCATACGCTGGTGATCCCCAAGACCGGTTCACGCAATCTGTTCGACGCCGAACCGCAGGTGCTGGCCGATCTGATCCAGAAAACCCAGCGGGTCGCCAAAGCCGTCATGACCGCCATGGATGCCGACGGCCTGCGCGTTGCCCAGTTCAACGAAGCTCCGGCCGGCCAGACGGTGTTCCACCTCCATTTCCACATCATACCCATGTATGAGGGCGTGCCACTGCGCCCCCACACCGGCGAAATGGCCGATCAGGACGAGTTGGCCGCCCAGGCGGAAAAAATCCGCTCCGCGTTTTAA
- a CDS encoding D-alanyl-D-alanine carboxypeptidase, protein MPTLLRIDSARVPFVRFFLTLVIAAMTLAAVSAPAAAQNVPRAYAGIAVDAKTGQVLYQDNANELRYPASLTKVMTLYIIFQELEAGRLKLDSKLRVSQYASQAVPTKLWVQPGSTITVEDAINALVIISANDVARVVAENISGTESQFAERMTQTARALGMSRTTYKNANGLPNSGQVTTAADQAILGRAVYLHFPHYYDYFQARSFKYNGRTYNGHNALLGQNGVDGIKTGYINASGYNLMTAARSSNRHIVVIGLGFNTGASRNARVAELVRTYLPKARQGDYWREAMIPRPTLLGNGVAVASAGAAVPLNRLPPGRPVNLLPVITAEQAMQVASLSQSASGSAPDSNEPETIPFQIVSAEDIPSRPGDNALDQATYVATGVMPSEAPVYPADDPIGAWIAESLQLGPQSGQVLVPPAPIARPDGLALDTMSTNSAETVPAGGWVVQVGAADSEDNAEQLLSEATRTYDQLANLRSYVETFERNGVTYYRARFAGFADRTQARTTCDALSQAAINCLTVQG, encoded by the coding sequence GTGCCGACCCTTCTGCGTATCGATTCCGCGCGCGTCCCTTTTGTACGCTTTTTTCTCACACTTGTGATCGCGGCGATGACCCTTGCCGCCGTTTCCGCTCCTGCGGCGGCGCAAAATGTGCCGCGTGCCTATGCCGGCATCGCCGTGGATGCCAAGACCGGCCAGGTCCTCTATCAGGACAACGCCAACGAGTTGCGCTACCCCGCTTCGCTCACCAAGGTGATGACGCTCTATATCATCTTTCAGGAGCTCGAGGCTGGCCGGCTCAAGCTCGACTCGAAACTGAGGGTTTCCCAATACGCCTCTCAGGCAGTCCCGACAAAGCTCTGGGTGCAGCCCGGCAGCACGATCACCGTTGAAGACGCGATCAACGCCCTCGTTATAATATCGGCCAATGACGTCGCCCGCGTCGTTGCCGAAAATATTTCGGGTACGGAGTCCCAGTTCGCCGAGCGGATGACGCAAACCGCAAGGGCGCTGGGGATGTCGCGCACCACATACAAGAACGCAAATGGCCTGCCCAACTCCGGACAGGTCACGACGGCCGCCGACCAAGCGATCCTGGGCCGGGCCGTCTATCTCCATTTCCCCCACTACTACGACTATTTCCAGGCCCGCAGCTTCAAGTACAACGGCAGAACCTACAACGGGCACAACGCCCTTCTGGGCCAGAACGGCGTCGATGGTATCAAGACCGGCTATATCAATGCGTCGGGCTACAACCTGATGACCGCCGCCCGCTCCAGCAACCGCCATATCGTGGTGATCGGCCTGGGGTTCAACACCGGCGCTTCGCGCAACGCGCGCGTCGCAGAGCTGGTGCGCACCTATCTCCCCAAGGCGCGCCAGGGCGACTACTGGCGCGAAGCGATGATCCCGCGCCCCACCCTGCTCGGCAATGGCGTTGCCGTGGCATCGGCGGGTGCTGCCGTTCCGCTCAATCGCCTGCCCCCCGGCCGTCCCGTCAACCTTCTGCCGGTTATCACGGCGGAGCAGGCCATGCAGGTGGCGTCGCTCAGCCAGTCCGCTTCCGGATCAGCGCCGGACTCGAACGAACCCGAGACCATCCCGTTCCAGATCGTTTCGGCCGAGGACATTCCCTCGCGTCCGGGCGATAACGCCCTCGACCAGGCGACCTATGTCGCAACCGGCGTCATGCCGTCCGAAGCCCCGGTCTATCCCGCCGACGATCCGATTGGCGCATGGATTGCAGAATCCCTGCAGCTCGGCCCGCAATCGGGACAGGTTCTCGTGCCGCCCGCGCCAATTGCACGGCCCGACGGCCTGGCGCTCGACACAATGAGCACAAACAGCGCCGAGACCGTTCCGGCCGGTGGCTGGGTGGTCCAGGTCGGCGCCGCCGACAGCGAAGACAACGCCGAGCAGTTGCTGAGCGAAGCGACCCGCACATACGATCAGCTTGCCAACCTTCGCAGCTATGTGGAGACCTTCGAGCGCAACGGCGTGACCTATTACCGCGCCCGTTTCGCCGGCTTTGCCGATCGCACGCAGGCCAGAACCACTTGCGATGCGCTCTCACAAGCCGCGATCAACTGCCTCACGGTTCAGGGGTAA
- a CDS encoding SDR family NAD(P)-dependent oxidoreductase codes for MALTGKIALVTGGGSGLGKASALKLAAEGADIALLSRTMEEVDAVALEINRLGRKALPLYADISDVADMQAAFDQITETFGRLDFVFANAGINGTWAPIEDLTVDDWDRTINVNLRGTFLTLHHAVPLMKARGGSIVITSSINGTRTFTTAGASAYSTTKAGQLALAQMAALELAKHRIRVNAICPGAIESQIDENTELRNVEKAAEPAHYPDGDIPLTDGAPGKAEDVADLVCFLASDASRHITGTPIWIDGAQSLLI; via the coding sequence ATGGCACTCACAGGCAAGATCGCTCTGGTGACCGGCGGCGGTTCGGGATTGGGCAAGGCCAGCGCCCTCAAGCTGGCTGCCGAGGGCGCCGACATCGCCCTTCTGAGCCGCACGATGGAAGAGGTCGACGCCGTCGCCCTTGAAATCAACCGATTGGGGCGCAAGGCCCTTCCCCTCTATGCCGACATCTCCGATGTCGCCGACATGCAGGCAGCATTCGATCAGATCACCGAGACGTTCGGACGGCTCGACTTCGTTTTCGCCAATGCGGGCATAAACGGCACCTGGGCGCCAATCGAGGATCTGACGGTCGACGACTGGGACCGGACCATCAATGTCAATCTGCGCGGCACGTTTCTAACCCTCCATCACGCCGTGCCCCTGATGAAGGCGCGCGGAGGATCGATCGTCATAACCTCCTCCATCAATGGAACGCGGACCTTCACCACGGCCGGCGCGTCCGCCTATTCCACAACAAAGGCCGGTCAACTCGCCCTCGCCCAGATGGCCGCGCTCGAGCTTGCCAAGCACCGCATCCGCGTTAACGCCATCTGCCCCGGCGCCATCGAAAGCCAGATCGATGAGAACACCGAGCTCCGCAATGTGGAAAAAGCAGCCGAACCCGCCCACTACCCCGATGGAGACATTCCGCTGACGGACGGTGCCCCCGGCAAAGCCGAGGACGTTGCAGATCTGGTCTGCTTTCTGGCCTCGGATGCCTCAAGGCACATCACGGGAACGCCCATCTGGATCGATGGGGCGCAATCGCTGCTGATCTGA
- a CDS encoding helix-turn-helix domain-containing protein: MTEASYHQFCPVAMASEILGARWTIVLLRELCAGSTRFNDLRRGVPRMSPALLARRLRELEQHGVVERRLVRRTPELYEYVLTEAGQGLRDVVMAVGIWGQRWIESAPSLENTDPSLLMWDIRRNIRLENLPPRRVTVQFIYADLPAASANWWLLSDPQKGADLCSVDPGFDVDLFVRTDLRTMTAIWMGLETVARAENEQRLARIGDSDLGAAMQSWLGLSPFAAYEKHAF, from the coding sequence ATGACAGAAGCCAGCTACCACCAGTTTTGTCCCGTCGCCATGGCGTCGGAAATCCTTGGTGCCCGATGGACAATTGTTCTCCTACGCGAGCTTTGCGCTGGATCGACACGCTTCAACGACCTGAGGCGCGGCGTGCCGCGCATGTCGCCGGCCCTTCTGGCGCGGCGGTTGCGTGAACTCGAACAGCACGGCGTTGTCGAAAGACGGCTCGTGCGGCGGACGCCTGAACTCTACGAGTACGTCCTCACCGAGGCGGGACAGGGGTTGCGCGATGTTGTCATGGCGGTGGGCATTTGGGGTCAACGTTGGATTGAAAGTGCCCCGAGTCTCGAAAACACGGACCCCTCGCTCCTGATGTGGGACATACGCCGCAACATCAGGCTGGAGAATTTGCCACCGCGACGGGTGACGGTACAGTTCATCTATGCGGACCTTCCCGCTGCATCGGCCAACTGGTGGCTCCTTAGCGATCCGCAAAAAGGCGCCGACTTATGCTCGGTCGATCCGGGGTTCGATGTTGATCTTTTTGTCCGCACCGATCTGCGCACCATGACGGCCATCTGGATGGGGCTCGAAACCGTTGCCAGGGCGGAAAACGAGCAGCGCCTGGCGCGGATCGGAGACAGCGATTTAGGTGCGGCGATGCAAAGCTGGCTCGGGCTCAGCCCGTTCGCAGCCTATGAAAAGCACGCTTTCTAG
- the clpA gene encoding ATP-dependent Clp protease ATP-binding subunit ClpA produces MPSFSRGLEKALHQAMNLARERSHEFATLEHLLLALTEDRDTISVLTGCDVDIESLRADLEEFIDEELDSLVVPNGQDARPTAAFQRVIQRAVIHVQSSGREEVTGANVLVAIFAERESHAAYFLEQQDMTRLDAVNFISHGIAKSGRNADRPVRGAEEGGPGFEGEQERGGGSSPQQSSALADFCVNLNDKARAGKIDPLIGRGIELERTIQVLCRRSKNNPLYVGDPGVGKTAIAEGLARRIIEGDVPEVLETAVIYALDMGSLLAGTRYRGDFEERLKAIMKELEKKDNVILFIDEIHTVIGAGATSGGALDASNLLKPALASGAIRCIGSTTYKEYRQFFEKDRALVRRFQKIDVNEPTIPDAIEIMKGLRPYFEDYHKLKYTDDAIKASVELSARYINDRKLPDKAIDVVDETGARQMLVTEDKRKKTIGVEDIEATIAMIARIPPKSVSKSDTELLGNLEANLKRVVFGQDKAIDALSSAIKLARAGLREPEKPIGSYMFTGPTGVGKTEVAKQLADTLGVELLRFDMSEYMERHTVSRLIGAPPGYVGFDQGGLMTDGVDQHPHCVLLLDEIEKAHPDLFNILLQVMDHGKLTDHSGKQVDFRNVILIMTSNVGATELAKSPIGFGRVRQEGDDEEAINRMFTPEFRNRLDAIISFAPLPSSTVNRVVEKFILQLEGQLAERGITIELTPEASDWLAARGYDEKMGARPLGRVIQEYVKKPLAEEVLFGLLQKGGSVKVTVVGEGSEARLELVSVPPRPARPKAITGPKGGKKPARKSKSKDAEQNT; encoded by the coding sequence ATGCCTTCATTCTCTCGCGGTCTTGAAAAGGCGTTGCATCAGGCCATGAATTTGGCTCGGGAGCGCAGTCATGAATTTGCGACCCTCGAACACCTGCTGCTGGCGCTGACCGAGGATCGCGACACGATTTCGGTTCTGACCGGGTGCGATGTCGATATCGAGTCGCTCAGGGCCGATCTCGAAGAGTTCATCGACGAGGAGCTCGACAGCCTCGTTGTGCCCAACGGCCAGGATGCACGTCCGACGGCCGCCTTCCAGCGCGTCATCCAGCGCGCGGTCATTCACGTTCAATCGTCCGGGCGCGAGGAAGTGACCGGGGCCAACGTGCTCGTTGCGATCTTTGCCGAGCGCGAAAGCCACGCTGCCTATTTCCTCGAGCAGCAGGACATGACCCGGCTCGACGCGGTCAATTTCATTTCCCATGGCATCGCCAAGTCGGGCCGCAATGCCGACCGGCCCGTGCGCGGTGCTGAAGAAGGCGGACCCGGGTTCGAGGGCGAGCAGGAACGCGGCGGGGGCAGCAGCCCGCAGCAGAGTTCGGCGCTTGCCGATTTCTGTGTCAATCTCAACGACAAGGCCAGGGCCGGAAAGATCGATCCGCTGATCGGCCGCGGCATCGAGCTTGAGCGCACAATTCAGGTGCTTTGCCGTCGCTCCAAGAACAACCCGCTCTATGTGGGTGATCCCGGCGTTGGCAAGACCGCTATCGCCGAAGGTCTGGCCCGGCGGATCATTGAGGGTGACGTTCCCGAAGTGCTCGAAACCGCAGTAATCTATGCGCTCGACATGGGTTCGCTTCTGGCGGGCACGCGTTATCGCGGCGATTTCGAGGAACGGCTCAAGGCGATCATGAAAGAGCTCGAAAAGAAGGACAATGTCATTCTTTTCATCGACGAGATCCATACGGTGATCGGCGCGGGGGCAACCTCGGGCGGAGCGCTCGATGCTTCGAACCTTTTGAAGCCTGCTTTGGCCTCGGGAGCGATCCGCTGCATTGGTTCGACCACCTACAAGGAATATCGTCAGTTCTTTGAAAAGGACCGGGCTCTCGTGCGCCGGTTCCAGAAGATCGATGTCAACGAGCCCACGATCCCCGATGCCATCGAGATCATGAAGGGGCTGCGCCCGTATTTCGAGGATTACCACAAGCTCAAATATACCGACGACGCGATCAAGGCATCGGTCGAGCTTTCGGCCCGCTATATCAACGACCGCAAACTGCCCGACAAGGCAATCGATGTGGTTGACGAAACCGGTGCCCGGCAGATGCTGGTGACCGAGGACAAGCGCAAGAAGACCATCGGCGTCGAGGATATCGAGGCGACGATAGCTATGATTGCGCGCATTCCGCCGAAATCGGTCTCCAAGTCCGATACCGAGCTGCTGGGCAATCTCGAAGCCAACCTCAAGCGCGTGGTGTTCGGCCAGGACAAGGCCATCGACGCCCTTTCGTCGGCCATCAAGCTGGCCCGCGCGGGCCTGCGTGAGCCCGAAAAGCCCATCGGTTCGTACATGTTCACCGGCCCGACCGGTGTGGGTAAGACCGAGGTGGCCAAGCAACTGGCCGACACGCTCGGGGTGGAGCTTTTGCGCTTCGACATGTCCGAATACATGGAGCGTCACACCGTTTCGCGGCTGATCGGCGCGCCTCCGGGTTATGTCGGGTTCGACCAGGGCGGGCTGATGACCGATGGGGTCGATCAGCATCCCCATTGCGTGCTGCTGCTCGATGAGATCGAAAAGGCCCATCCGGACCTGTTCAATATCCTTCTGCAGGTCATGGATCACGGCAAGCTCACCGATCATTCGGGCAAGCAGGTCGACTTCCGCAACGTCATCTTGATCATGACGTCGAACGTGGGTGCGACCGAACTGGCGAAATCGCCCATCGGCTTTGGCCGGGTGCGTCAGGAAGGCGACGACGAGGAAGCGATCAACCGGATGTTCACGCCGGAGTTCCGCAACCGGCTCGATGCGATCATCTCGTTCGCGCCGCTGCCGTCCTCGACCGTCAACCGCGTCGTGGAGAAGTTCATTCTCCAGCTTGAAGGCCAGCTTGCCGAACGCGGCATCACCATTGAGCTGACGCCCGAAGCCTCCGATTGGCTGGCGGCCCGCGGCTACGACGAAAAGATGGGTGCCCGCCCGCTGGGTCGGGTGATCCAGGAATACGTCAAGAAGCCGCTGGCCGAGGAAGTGCTGTTCGGCCTGCTCCAGAAGGGCGGTTCGGTCAAGGTGACAGTGGTCGGCGAGGGCAGCGAAGCGCGGCTCGAACTGGTCTCAGTCCCTCCGCGCCCGGCACGTCCAAAGGCGATAACCGGACCCAAGGGCGGCAAGAAGCCGGCCCGCAAGTCCAAGTCCAAGGACGCCGAGCAGAACACCTAA